The following proteins are co-located in the Flammeovirga kamogawensis genome:
- the gap gene encoding type I glyceraldehyde-3-phosphate dehydrogenase, translating into MMAIKVGINGFGRIGRFVFRASVERNDIEVVGINDLIDVEYMAYMLKYDSTHGRFNGTVEVVDGNLVVNGKTVRVTAERNPADLKWDAVAAEVVVESTGLFLTDDTARKHIEAGAKKVVLSAPSKDGTPMFVMGVNHTEYAGQDIVSNASCTTNCLAPIAKVLNDKWGIKDGLMTTVHATTATQKTVDGPSAKDWRGGRGAGQNIIPSSTGAAKAVGVVIPALNGKLTGMAFRVPTPDVSVVDLTVNLEKPATYAEICAEMKRASENELSGVLGYTEDAVVSNDFIGETQTSVFDANAGIALTDTFVKVVSWYDNEIGYSNKVLDLVAFVHNA; encoded by the coding sequence ATTATGGCAATTAAAGTAGGTATCAACGGTTTCGGTCGTATCGGACGTTTCGTATTTCGTGCTTCAGTAGAAAGAAACGACATTGAAGTAGTAGGAATTAATGACCTTATTGATGTTGAGTACATGGCTTACATGCTTAAGTACGATTCAACTCACGGTCGTTTTAACGGAACTGTTGAAGTTGTTGACGGAAACCTTGTTGTTAACGGTAAAACTGTACGTGTAACTGCTGAAAGAAACCCAGCTGACTTAAAATGGGATGCTGTAGCTGCTGAAGTAGTTGTTGAATCTACAGGTTTATTCTTAACTGATGATACTGCACGTAAGCATATCGAAGCTGGTGCTAAGAAAGTTGTTCTTTCTGCTCCTTCTAAAGATGGTACTCCAATGTTCGTAATGGGCGTTAACCATACTGAATATGCTGGTCAAGATATCGTTTCTAACGCTTCTTGTACTACAAACTGTTTAGCTCCAATCGCTAAAGTATTAAATGACAAGTGGGGTATCAAAGACGGTTTAATGACAACTGTTCACGCTACTACTGCAACTCAAAAAACAGTTGACGGTCCTTCGGCAAAAGACTGGAGAGGTGGACGTGGTGCTGGTCAAAACATCATTCCTTCTTCTACTGGTGCTGCTAAAGCTGTAGGTGTTGTTATTCCTGCACTTAACGGTAAATTAACTGGTATGGCTTTCCGTGTACCAACTCCAGATGTTTCTGTAGTTGATTTAACAGTAAACTTAGAAAAGCCAGCTACTTATGCTGAAATCTGTGCTGAAATGAAGAGAGCTTCAGAAAATGAATTATCTGGTGTTCTTGGTTACACTGAAGATGCAGTTGTTTCTAACGACTTCATCGGTGAAACTCAAACTTCAGTATTTGATGCTAACGCTGGTATCGCTCTTACTGATACTTTCGTTAAAGTTGTATCTTGGTATGACAACGAAATCGGATACTCTAACAAAGTTTTAGATTTAGTAGCTTTCGTTCACAACGCATAA